Proteins encoded within one genomic window of Akkermansiaceae bacterium:
- a CDS encoding LysE family translocator: MWEIPGVREFPVFLVSAVMLAVTPGQDTLYVMGRALAQGRKAGVISVAGILSGALVHLLAGAGGLSALLAASPSAFTVVKWMGGAYLIYLGIRMLMGGGKDEVVEAGGITSAAVLWRQGFITNVLNPKVALFCLAFIPQFIVPGASHTVPVFLFLGLCFFAIGGLWLLVIVAFAAAIGGKLEGGWNVALNRVAGVLFIGLGLRLLFQHL; this comes from the coding sequence ATGTGGGAGATCCCGGGTGTCCGAGAGTTTCCGGTGTTCCTCGTCTCCGCAGTCATGCTCGCGGTGACGCCGGGGCAGGACACGCTCTACGTCATGGGCCGCGCGCTCGCTCAAGGGCGGAAGGCGGGCGTCATCTCCGTGGCGGGCATCCTGTCCGGTGCACTGGTCCATCTGTTGGCCGGGGCGGGCGGGCTTTCCGCGCTGCTGGCCGCGTCCCCCTCCGCATTCACCGTGGTGAAGTGGATGGGTGGAGCCTACCTCATCTACCTGGGCATCCGCATGCTGATGGGTGGCGGGAAGGATGAGGTGGTGGAAGCGGGTGGCATCACCAGCGCCGCCGTGCTGTGGAGGCAGGGCTTCATCACCAACGTGCTGAACCCGAAGGTGGCGCTTTTCTGCCTCGCGTTCATTCCGCAGTTCATCGTCCCGGGTGCGTCCCACACGGTTCCCGTCTTCCTTTTCCTGGGCCTTTGCTTTTTCGCCATCGGCGGCCTTTGGCTGCTGGTGATCGTCGCCTTCGCCGCCGCCATCGGAGGAAAGCTGGAGGGAGGATGGAATGTCGCGCTCAACCGCGTGGCGGGCGTGCTGTTCATCGGGCTGGGCCTGCGGCTGT
- a CDS encoding VTT domain-containing protein translates to MKAWKIIAWVAVAALLGWLVYANRESLTKESIIAYGKSLPAVWFILAFLFLPLLGFPLSILLILAGIRFGLGWGMAITTACIYFHHLAAYWISHSYLDERLRRLAEKRGHKVPEIDEGNRVWYTVLFASVHGPPYAFKLYLLALTGVPFRIYCWVGGTVYILFCIIPVGAAAAAVHMDVTWIYVGIVVISAGVLIGKWLRKRKQAAADGTSSP, encoded by the coding sequence ATGAAGGCATGGAAAATCATCGCCTGGGTGGCGGTCGCCGCGCTCCTCGGCTGGCTGGTCTATGCGAACCGGGAATCCCTGACGAAGGAATCCATCATCGCCTACGGCAAAAGCCTGCCTGCCGTGTGGTTCATCCTCGCCTTCCTGTTCCTGCCGCTGCTCGGCTTTCCGCTGAGCATCCTTCTCATCCTTGCGGGCATCCGCTTCGGTCTCGGCTGGGGCATGGCGATCACCACCGCTTGCATTTATTTCCACCACCTGGCCGCCTACTGGATATCCCATAGCTATCTGGACGAACGCCTCCGCCGCCTGGCGGAAAAGAGGGGCCACAAGGTGCCGGAGATCGATGAGGGGAACCGTGTGTGGTACACCGTCCTCTTCGCCTCCGTCCATGGTCCGCCCTATGCGTTCAAGCTGTATCTGCTAGCCCTCACGGGCGTTCCTTTCCGCATCTACTGCTGGGTGGGTGGTACGGTGTACATCCTGTTCTGCATCATCCCCGTGGGGGCCGCCGCGGCGGCGGTTCATATGGACGTCACGTGGATCTACGTCGGGATCGTGGTGATCTCCGCGGGTGTGCTCATCGGGAAATGGTTGAGGAAGCGGAAGCAGGCCGCCGCCGATGGCACTTCATCGCCGTAG
- a CDS encoding alpha/beta hydrolase, which yields MKSLLCAAGLMWSLFSAASGQERIRDVIYAKHDGVALTMDIYKPEKPNGAGIIKIISGGWKSNHLQINDGGWPAAGYTTFVVVHGTQPRFHVDEIVADLNRAVRFIRANAEKHGVDPQKLGVTGGSAGGHLSLMLATRGGPGDPQAHDPVERQSSAVNAVACFHPPTDFLNYRGEGDNAAGSGRLADYAGAFGPRAETSEGREVLGRELSPALWVRQDQPPVFIAHGDADELVPLFQGKRFFDRSTEAGAKCELWVRNGVGHGGWQEMKEDNARMREWFDLHLLGKQPAVPFTYGITNHPGTPLKKP from the coding sequence ATGAAAAGCCTTCTGTGTGCCGCCGGTCTGATGTGGTCCCTCTTTTCCGCCGCCAGCGGCCAGGAACGCATCCGCGATGTGATCTACGCGAAGCATGACGGGGTGGCGCTGACCATGGACATCTACAAGCCGGAGAAGCCGAACGGCGCGGGCATCATCAAGATCATCAGCGGCGGCTGGAAATCGAACCATCTCCAGATCAACGATGGTGGCTGGCCGGCCGCAGGTTACACCACCTTCGTCGTGGTGCATGGAACGCAGCCGCGTTTCCATGTCGATGAGATCGTCGCGGACCTCAACCGGGCGGTGCGGTTCATCCGCGCGAACGCCGAAAAGCATGGGGTCGATCCGCAGAAGCTGGGCGTGACCGGTGGCAGTGCGGGAGGGCATCTCAGCCTGATGCTGGCGACGCGCGGTGGGCCGGGCGATCCACAGGCGCATGATCCGGTGGAGCGGCAGAGCAGCGCGGTGAATGCGGTGGCCTGCTTCCACCCGCCGACGGATTTCCTGAACTACCGCGGGGAGGGTGACAATGCGGCCGGCTCCGGAAGATTGGCGGATTATGCGGGTGCCTTCGGCCCGCGTGCGGAAACCTCGGAGGGCCGGGAAGTGCTGGGGCGCGAGCTTTCCCCCGCGCTGTGGGTGCGGCAGGACCAGCCTCCGGTTTTCATCGCCCACGGGGATGCGGACGAGTTGGTGCCGCTGTTCCAGGGGAAGCGCTTTTTCGACCGCTCCACCGAAGCTGGCGCGAAGTGCGAGCTGTGGGTCCGCAATGGTGTGGGCCATGGCGGCTGGCAGGAGATGAAGGAGGACAACGCTCGCATGCGGGAGTGGTTCGACCTGCACCTGCTGGGCAAGCAACCGGCGGTGCCATTTACCTATGGCATCACGAACCATCCCGGTACTCCGCTGAAGAAACCCTGA
- a CDS encoding endonuclease/exonuclease/phosphatase family protein, whose amino-acid sequence MRRKLSRTHWAARLLGVSVPKGHNPSPGLIMIQIDGLSRPQFEKALANKNLPHIARTLRRRQFHLHSFYSGVPSTTPAVQGELFYGVRAAVPAFQFLHRASGDVFRMYDAKSSEVIEDMLREKGGPALLEGGHTYSNIYQAGCAGSWYCSQDLSPAVMWRKARPLKWLLLSMVYLMKILRVLSLAVIEFFLAFIDCVRGLFERQNLLRELLFIPARVGICIMLREFIRFRVLLDIERGVRVIHANFLGYDEQAHRRGPDSAFAHWTLKGIDDAIRDIQRAAIRSDYRDFELIIYSDHGQERTTPYETENGRPLGEALGGVFREGPLAGFAVVDAGGAQKVLGTTNRRKKLRSTGRPQPVHGKEIIVAAMGPVGHIYLPTGLPADELRRYAGALVEKARIPCVLIPAEDGGNQATAITPSGVLELPQQADRLLGGDHPFLEEAGKDLVALCAHPDAGDLIISGWRPGSPISFPPENGAHGGPGSQETHGFLLLPEHFEHEPAVNPAHGPIRGGNLYQLGREFLDGKRAVAKPVRPVRSGKTILRVMTYNIHSCVGIDGKLRPERVARVINRFHPDIIALQEVDAHRLRSAEHDQADLIARHLEFRHVFHSMLEEEKEKYGIAVFSPLPFEPVKTGLLTKAEPSRLREARGAIWVKLGREETGRDVHFINTHFGLGRDERNRQAAALMGDGWLGSIPDDEPVILCGDFNSTRRSVAWKRISERYQDAQLSLPQHRPRPTFPSMRPLARLDHVFISRHFKVRSITIPHGHTAVVASDHLPLCVELEMEVPQ is encoded by the coding sequence ATGCGCCGCAAACTGAGCCGGACGCACTGGGCGGCGCGTCTGCTGGGCGTCTCCGTGCCAAAGGGGCACAACCCCAGCCCGGGCCTGATCATGATCCAGATCGACGGGCTTTCCCGGCCGCAGTTCGAAAAGGCGCTCGCCAACAAGAACCTGCCCCACATCGCCCGCACCCTGCGGCGGCGGCAGTTCCACCTCCACAGCTTCTACTCCGGAGTGCCCTCGACGACCCCGGCGGTGCAGGGCGAGCTGTTCTACGGAGTGCGCGCCGCCGTTCCGGCCTTCCAGTTCCTCCACCGCGCGTCCGGGGATGTCTTCCGCATGTATGACGCGAAGTCTTCCGAGGTCATCGAAGACATGCTCAGGGAAAAAGGCGGACCGGCCCTGCTGGAAGGGGGCCACACCTACTCGAACATCTATCAGGCGGGATGCGCCGGATCGTGGTACTGCTCGCAGGATCTCTCCCCCGCCGTGATGTGGCGGAAGGCGCGGCCGCTGAAATGGCTGCTGCTCTCCATGGTGTACCTCATGAAGATCCTGCGTGTCCTTTCGCTCGCGGTGATCGAATTTTTCCTCGCCTTCATCGACTGCGTGCGCGGCCTCTTCGAGCGGCAGAACCTGCTCCGGGAACTGCTGTTCATCCCGGCACGGGTGGGCATCTGCATCATGCTGCGGGAGTTCATCCGCTTCCGCGTGCTGCTGGACATCGAGCGCGGCGTGCGGGTGATCCACGCGAACTTCCTGGGCTATGATGAACAGGCCCACCGCCGCGGACCGGACTCCGCCTTCGCCCACTGGACGCTGAAGGGCATCGATGACGCGATCCGTGACATCCAGCGCGCCGCCATCCGCTCCGACTACCGGGATTTCGAGCTGATCATCTACTCCGACCACGGGCAGGAGCGGACCACGCCGTATGAGACGGAGAATGGCCGTCCACTGGGAGAGGCGCTGGGCGGGGTGTTCCGCGAAGGCCCGCTGGCAGGATTCGCCGTGGTGGATGCGGGCGGGGCGCAGAAGGTGCTGGGCACCACCAACCGGCGGAAAAAGCTGCGCTCCACCGGCAGGCCGCAGCCGGTCCATGGGAAGGAAATCATCGTCGCCGCCATGGGGCCGGTCGGCCACATCTACCTGCCCACGGGACTGCCTGCAGATGAACTGCGGCGCTATGCCGGCGCGCTGGTGGAGAAAGCCCGCATTCCCTGCGTCCTCATCCCGGCGGAGGACGGGGGCAACCAAGCCACCGCCATCACTCCCTCCGGCGTTCTGGAACTTCCGCAACAAGCGGATCGCTTGCTGGGCGGGGACCATCCGTTTCTGGAGGAGGCGGGGAAAGACCTCGTCGCACTGTGCGCCCACCCGGATGCCGGGGACCTCATCATCAGCGGCTGGAGGCCGGGATCCCCCATCAGTTTCCCTCCGGAGAACGGTGCCCACGGTGGTCCCGGTTCCCAGGAGACGCATGGTTTCCTCCTGTTGCCGGAGCACTTTGAACACGAACCCGCGGTGAATCCGGCGCACGGCCCCATCCGCGGTGGAAACCTCTATCAGCTCGGCAGGGAATTCCTCGACGGCAAGCGCGCGGTGGCGAAACCCGTCCGCCCCGTGCGCAGCGGAAAGACCATCCTGCGCGTCATGACCTACAACATACACAGTTGTGTCGGCATCGACGGGAAGCTCCGGCCGGAGCGCGTGGCCCGGGTCATCAACCGGTTCCATCCGGACATCATCGCGTTGCAGGAGGTGGACGCCCACCGCCTGCGCAGCGCGGAGCACGACCAGGCGGATCTCATCGCCAGACACCTGGAGTTCCGCCACGTCTTCCACTCCATGCTGGAGGAGGAAAAGGAGAAGTATGGCATCGCCGTGTTCTCCCCGCTGCCCTTCGAGCCGGTGAAAACAGGCCTGCTGACAAAGGCGGAGCCATCCCGCCTGCGCGAGGCACGCGGGGCCATCTGGGTCAAGCTGGGTCGTGAGGAAACCGGGCGGGACGTCCACTTCATCAACACCCACTTCGGCCTCGGCAGGGATGAGCGCAACCGCCAGGCCGCCGCCCTGATGGGTGACGGATGGCTCGGCTCCATACCCGATGACGAGCCGGTCATCCTCTGCGGTGACTTCAACTCGACCCGCCGCTCCGTCGCGTGGAAGCGGATCAGCGAACGCTACCAGGACGCGCAGCTCTCCCTCCCGCAGCACCGGCCCCGCCCCACCTTTCCCAGCATGCGTCCCCTCGCCCGCCTGGACCACGTTTTCATCAGCCGCCATTTCAAGGTGCGGAGCATCACCATCCCCCACGGCCACACCGCGGTCGTCGCGTCCGACCACCTGCCGCTATGCGTGGAACTGGAAATGGAGGTGCCCCAATGA
- a CDS encoding putative DNA modification/repair radical SAM protein: protein MKLETKLAILADAAKYDASCASSGAVRKNSLDGKGVGSTGGAGICHSYAPDGRCISLLKILLTNRCIYDCHYCINRRSSNVRRAAFTVEEAVKLTLDFYKRNYIEGLFLSSGIIRDADHTMEQVVAVARTLREVHDFRGYIHLKTIPEASPGLIEEAARHADRISINLELPRQEALDQLAPEKNLARTKQAMGRIRHKLEEAVERKKDGDKKLRHATGQSTQVIVGADASTDSDFLSRSDELYRSYRLKRVYYSAFSPIPDSSGILPLKSPPLVREHRLYQADWLMRHYGFGTGEIVDAARPNLDLDIDPKLSWALRNRHEFPLDVHTASRESLLRVPGLGVRNVDRILSIRRFAKIRLADLARLRVSLEKVRPFVVLADHRPSLLELDSDSLRSRFAPKPVQLDLFSR, encoded by the coding sequence ATGAAACTGGAAACCAAGCTCGCCATCCTCGCCGATGCCGCGAAATACGACGCCTCCTGCGCGAGTTCCGGCGCGGTGCGGAAAAACTCGCTGGATGGAAAGGGCGTCGGCTCCACCGGCGGCGCGGGCATCTGCCACAGCTACGCGCCGGACGGGCGGTGCATCTCCCTGCTGAAGATCCTGCTGACCAACCGCTGCATCTATGATTGCCACTACTGTATCAACCGTAGATCCAGCAACGTGCGGCGCGCGGCATTCACGGTGGAGGAGGCGGTGAAGCTCACGCTCGACTTCTACAAGCGCAACTACATCGAGGGGCTGTTCCTCAGCTCCGGCATCATCCGGGACGCGGACCACACGATGGAGCAGGTGGTCGCCGTCGCCCGCACGCTGCGGGAGGTGCATGACTTCCGCGGCTACATCCACCTGAAGACCATCCCGGAGGCATCGCCGGGCCTGATCGAGGAAGCCGCGCGGCATGCGGACCGCATCAGCATCAACCTGGAGCTGCCACGGCAGGAGGCGCTGGACCAACTGGCACCGGAAAAGAACCTCGCCCGGACGAAGCAGGCGATGGGCCGCATCCGCCACAAGCTGGAGGAGGCCGTGGAGCGGAAGAAGGACGGGGACAAGAAGCTGCGCCACGCGACCGGACAAAGCACGCAAGTCATCGTCGGCGCGGATGCCTCCACGGACTCGGATTTCCTCTCCCGCTCGGACGAGCTTTACCGCTCCTACCGGCTGAAGAGGGTCTATTACTCCGCCTTCAGCCCCATCCCGGACTCCTCCGGCATCCTGCCGCTGAAGTCCCCGCCGCTGGTGCGGGAACACCGGCTCTACCAGGCGGACTGGCTCATGCGGCACTATGGATTCGGCACCGGCGAGATCGTCGATGCCGCGCGGCCGAACCTCGACCTGGACATCGACCCGAAGCTTTCGTGGGCGCTGCGGAACCGCCATGAGTTCCCGCTGGACGTCCACACCGCCAGCCGGGAGTCGTTGCTGCGGGTGCCCGGCCTGGGCGTGCGGAACGTGGACCGCATCCTGTCCATCCGCCGCTTTGCGAAGATCCGCCTGGCGGATCTCGCGCGGCTGCGGGTGTCGCTGGAAAAGGTCCGGCCGTTCGTGGTGCTGGCGGACCACCGTCCGTCATTGCTGGAGCTGGACTCCGACTCCCTCCGCTCCCGCTTCGCGCCGAAACCCGTGCAACTCGATCTCTTTTCCCGATGA
- a CDS encoding glycosyltransferase: MRIAMFTNTYLPHVGGVARSVKTLEDECRKRGHEVCVIAPESDMAEESPDVLRVPAIQNFNGSDFSVRLPSLNLISDFLEYFQPDIIHSHHPFLLGDSALREAWKVRMPIVFTHHTLYERYTHYVPLDSDALKRVAIQLATEYCNLCSRIIAPSESVARLLVERGVTTPIEAIPTGIDTAAFASADCGAFRELHRIPEGATVIGHVGRLAEEKNLRYLTEAVKAALARHAEAWFVLVGDGPEKQAMIDLIGSDRIIAPGSLHGTDLANAYASMDVFVFASQSETQGMVLAEAMAAGVPVVALDGPGVREIMKDGGNGTMLAGDAPVEEYAEALHRILSDHDFRSRCAEGASATAAEYDRDVTTDRIISLYEELVAAAAQDRAEDFTLWDRLLNGIGVEWDLTVAKLAAVAAVVTATPATEAKID; the protein is encoded by the coding sequence ATGAGAATCGCGATGTTCACGAACACCTACCTGCCGCACGTCGGCGGGGTCGCCAGATCGGTGAAGACGCTGGAGGACGAGTGCCGCAAGCGCGGGCACGAGGTCTGCGTCATCGCCCCGGAGTCCGACATGGCGGAGGAAAGCCCGGACGTCCTGCGCGTCCCGGCGATCCAGAATTTCAACGGCAGTGACTTCAGCGTGCGGCTGCCCTCGCTGAACCTCATCAGTGATTTCCTGGAATACTTCCAGCCGGACATCATCCACAGCCACCACCCCTTCCTGCTGGGAGACTCCGCGCTGAGGGAGGCATGGAAGGTCAGGATGCCCATCGTCTTCACCCACCACACGCTTTACGAACGCTACACGCACTACGTACCGCTGGACTCCGACGCGCTGAAGCGGGTGGCCATCCAGCTCGCCACGGAATACTGCAACCTGTGCAGCAGGATCATCGCCCCCAGCGAGAGCGTCGCCCGCCTGCTGGTGGAACGCGGGGTCACCACACCCATCGAAGCCATTCCCACGGGCATCGACACGGCTGCTTTCGCGTCGGCGGATTGCGGCGCCTTCCGTGAACTGCACCGCATCCCGGAGGGGGCCACCGTCATCGGCCATGTCGGGCGGCTGGCGGAGGAAAAGAACCTTCGCTACCTGACGGAGGCGGTGAAAGCCGCGCTCGCCCGGCACGCGGAGGCATGGTTCGTCCTGGTCGGCGATGGCCCGGAAAAGCAGGCCATGATCGACCTCATCGGCAGCGACCGCATCATTGCCCCCGGCTCGTTGCACGGCACCGATCTGGCCAACGCCTATGCGTCGATGGATGTGTTCGTCTTCGCCTCGCAGTCGGAGACCCAGGGCATGGTGCTGGCGGAGGCGATGGCGGCGGGCGTGCCCGTCGTCGCGCTGGATGGCCCCGGCGTGCGGGAGATCATGAAGGACGGCGGGAACGGCACCATGCTGGCCGGGGATGCTCCCGTGGAGGAATACGCGGAGGCACTCCACCGCATCCTTTCGGACCATGATTTCCGCAGCCGCTGTGCGGAAGGGGCCTCCGCCACCGCCGCGGAGTATGACCGGGACGTGACCACGGACCGCATCATCTCGCTTTACGAGGAACTCGTCGCCGCCGCCGCGCAAGACCGTGCGGAGGATTTCACCCTATGGGACCGGCTGCTCAACGGCATCGGCGTCGAGTGGGATCTCACCGTCGCGAAGCTCGCCGCGGTGGCGGCGGTCGTCACTGCAACCCCAGCAACGGAGGCGAAGATTGATTAG
- a CDS encoding UdgX family uracil-DNA binding protein (This protein belongs to the uracil DNA glycosylase superfamily, members of which act in excision repair of DNA. However, it belongs more specifically to UdgX branch, whose founding member was found to bind uracil in DNA (where it does not belong), without cleaving it, appears to promote DNA repair by a pathway involving RecA, rather than base excision.): protein MMVSVTVDGGFNGWRDLSRSLLEKGVPPEEVMWNADSLFGGVPDNLAPAAPVPTAKVPAAFLKLASEVSCHADDERWALLYRLLWRIALGGEKHLLEISSDADVVRAATMAKNVRREIHKMHAFVRFKLISTDETTGRERYAAWFEPEHHVVQAAAPFFRARFANMDWSIFTPKGCIHWIGGTVTHSPGIPVNPIADADALESAWSTYYRSIFNPARLKTKMMQTEMPKRYWKNLPEAAQIPGLIAASRPRVDHMLEKEPSREKQAPALPYLAKLRDLDAAPPVESVPAVTASLEDLRRLASHCRACPLWADATCTVFGNGPADARLMIVGEQPGDKEDIAGLAFVGPAGKLLDRALAEAGLDRQAAYVTNAVKHFKWTPRGKIRLHQKPDATEIDACRPWLLGELGHIKPEVLLLLGSTAARAVLGKGVAVAKFRGLLPSKVAPRVILTVHPSYLLRIPDVRKRESEYRRFVEDLRLARG, encoded by the coding sequence ATGATGGTCAGCGTGACGGTCGATGGCGGCTTCAACGGATGGCGGGATCTTTCCAGATCCCTGCTGGAGAAAGGCGTGCCGCCGGAGGAGGTGATGTGGAACGCGGATTCCCTCTTCGGCGGTGTGCCGGACAACCTGGCGCCCGCCGCTCCCGTCCCGACGGCGAAGGTGCCAGCCGCTTTCCTGAAGCTCGCGTCGGAGGTTTCCTGCCACGCGGATGACGAACGGTGGGCGCTGCTTTACCGCCTGCTGTGGAGGATCGCCCTCGGCGGGGAAAAGCACCTGCTGGAGATCTCCAGTGATGCGGATGTGGTCCGCGCGGCGACCATGGCGAAGAACGTGCGGCGGGAAATCCACAAGATGCACGCCTTCGTCCGCTTCAAGCTGATCTCCACGGACGAGACGACCGGGCGCGAGCGCTACGCCGCGTGGTTCGAGCCGGAGCACCACGTGGTCCAGGCGGCCGCGCCGTTTTTCAGGGCACGCTTCGCCAACATGGACTGGAGCATCTTCACGCCGAAAGGCTGCATCCACTGGATCGGCGGGACCGTCACCCACTCCCCCGGCATCCCGGTGAATCCCATCGCGGACGCGGACGCGCTGGAGTCCGCGTGGAGCACCTACTACCGCAGCATCTTCAACCCCGCGCGGCTGAAGACGAAAATGATGCAGACGGAGATGCCAAAGCGCTACTGGAAGAACCTGCCGGAAGCCGCACAGATCCCCGGCCTCATCGCCGCCAGCCGGCCCCGGGTCGATCACATGCTGGAAAAGGAACCCAGCCGGGAAAAGCAGGCGCCCGCCCTGCCCTATCTGGCGAAGCTGCGCGACCTGGACGCCGCGCCACCGGTGGAAAGCGTCCCGGCGGTGACGGCCTCCCTGGAGGATCTGCGCCGCCTCGCCTCCCACTGCCGCGCCTGCCCGCTGTGGGCGGACGCGACCTGCACGGTGTTCGGGAACGGTCCGGCGGACGCGCGCCTCATGATCGTCGGCGAGCAACCGGGGGACAAGGAGGACATCGCCGGGCTGGCCTTCGTCGGTCCTGCCGGAAAGTTGCTCGACCGCGCCCTGGCGGAGGCGGGCCTCGACCGGCAGGCCGCCTATGTGACGAACGCGGTGAAGCATTTCAAATGGACCCCGCGCGGAAAGATCCGCCTCCACCAGAAACCGGACGCCACCGAGATCGACGCCTGCCGGCCATGGTTGCTGGGCGAGCTGGGCCACATCAAGCCGGAGGTGCTCCTTCTCTTGGGATCGACCGCCGCCCGAGCGGTTCTCGGGAAAGGTGTGGCGGTGGCGAAATTCCGCGGACTCCTCCCGTCCAAGGTGGCCCCGCGGGTGATCCTGACCGTCCATCCCTCCTACCTCCTGCGCATCCCCGACGTCCGGAAGCGGGAGAGCGAATATCGGAGGTTTGTGGAGGATCTGCGGCTGGCGCGGGGGTGA
- a CDS encoding host attachment protein, with protein sequence MNLPSIIIAANRGHLVAYRKTENDSLQPIDNASFKEGNANISDLVTDQAGAFPMSGTPGTGSFESLPLVAELEVRSFRKVAERIGRILDEEDIPWWGFASPSEINGAILDHLKPQYREKVSISLKSDLTNSPKEQVYQSFAKAARETNVV encoded by the coding sequence ATGAACCTACCTTCCATCATCATCGCAGCGAACCGGGGACATCTGGTCGCCTACCGCAAAACCGAAAACGATTCCCTGCAACCGATCGACAACGCTTCCTTCAAGGAAGGGAACGCAAACATTTCCGATCTGGTCACCGATCAGGCGGGCGCATTTCCCATGAGTGGAACACCTGGCACCGGATCGTTTGAGAGCCTCCCATTGGTCGCGGAGCTGGAAGTCCGCAGCTTCCGCAAGGTGGCGGAAAGGATCGGCAGGATCCTGGACGAAGAGGATATCCCCTGGTGGGGATTCGCCTCCCCCAGCGAGATCAACGGTGCGATCCTCGACCACCTGAAACCGCAATACCGCGAAAAAGTGTCGATCAGCCTGAAGTCCGACCTGACCAACTCACCGAAGGAGCAGGTGTACCAGAGCTTCGCAAAGGCGGCGCGGGAAACGAACGTGGTTTGA
- a CDS encoding sulfatase, producing the protein MMPSFKLPALFASAVLFLPCLRAATERPNILFIFTDDLAYQAISSYGESRKLLDTPNLDRIAREGMRFNRALVPNSICGPSRATVLTGKYSHLNGFPNNSNSRFDGSQPTFPKTLQKNGYQTAIVGKWHLVSDPTGFDHWEILPGQGAYYQPDFIRNGEKITEDGYVTDIITDHSIGWLEKRDKSRPFLLMAQHKAPHREWAPALRHLNHDNDRKYPEPPTLFDDYAGRGQAVREQDMTLEKTFTPRDAKLNAQPRLTPDQRTEWEAYYEPRNKAFHEAKLQGNDLVRWRYNRYLHDYLGTVKSVDESVGKLLDYLDKEGIADKTIIVFSSDQGFFLGEHGWFDKRWIFEESLRTPLLVKWPGVTKPGSVNDDLVSTVDFAQTFYEAAGVAPHEGVQGRSLVPVLSGKTPDDWRKSFYYHYYEYPMPHRVRPHYGVVTARHKLVHFYAPDVDYWELYDLQTDPHELRSIYDDPAQAAVRDELHREVDRLRAELKVPAQDPPGFSGGRKE; encoded by the coding sequence ATGATGCCTTCCTTCAAGCTACCCGCTCTTTTCGCCTCCGCGGTACTGTTCCTGCCCTGCCTCCGCGCGGCGACCGAACGCCCGAACATCCTTTTCATCTTCACCGACGACCTCGCCTACCAGGCGATCAGTTCCTACGGGGAATCCCGCAAGCTTCTGGACACGCCGAACCTCGACCGGATCGCCCGCGAGGGCATGCGCTTCAACCGCGCGCTGGTGCCCAACTCCATCTGCGGCCCCAGCCGGGCCACCGTCCTGACCGGAAAATACTCCCACCTCAACGGCTTCCCGAACAACTCGAACAGCCGCTTTGACGGATCGCAGCCGACCTTCCCGAAGACGCTCCAAAAAAATGGCTACCAGACCGCCATCGTCGGAAAATGGCACCTGGTGAGCGATCCCACCGGCTTCGACCATTGGGAGATCCTGCCGGGACAGGGGGCCTACTACCAACCGGACTTCATCCGCAACGGGGAGAAGATCACCGAGGACGGTTACGTCACGGACATCATCACCGACCACAGCATCGGCTGGCTGGAAAAGCGGGACAAGTCGCGGCCCTTTCTGCTGATGGCCCAGCACAAGGCCCCGCACCGCGAATGGGCGCCCGCGCTGCGCCACCTGAACCACGACAACGACCGCAAGTATCCCGAGCCGCCGACCCTCTTCGACGACTACGCGGGCAGGGGCCAGGCCGTCCGCGAGCAGGACATGACGCTGGAGAAAACCTTCACCCCGCGCGACGCGAAGCTCAACGCCCAGCCCCGCCTCACTCCGGATCAGCGGACGGAGTGGGAAGCCTACTACGAGCCCCGTAACAAGGCCTTCCACGAAGCCAAACTCCAGGGAAATGACCTGGTCCGCTGGCGCTACAACCGCTACCTGCACGACTATCTGGGCACCGTGAAGTCCGTGGACGAAAGCGTGGGCAAGCTGCTGGACTACCTGGACAAGGAAGGCATCGCCGACAAGACCATCATCGTCTTCTCATCCGACCAGGGCTTCTTCCTCGGCGAACATGGCTGGTTCGACAAGCGCTGGATCTTCGAGGAATCCCTGCGCACGCCGCTGCTGGTCAAATGGCCCGGCGTTACGAAGCCCGGCTCGGTCAACGACGATCTCGTTTCCACCGTGGACTTCGCCCAGACATTCTATGAAGCGGCGGGCGTCGCCCCGCACGAGGGAGTCCAAGGCCGCAGCCTCGTCCCCGTCCTTTCCGGAAAGACGCCGGACGACTGGCGGAAAAGCTTTTACTACCACTACTACGAATACCCCATGCCCCATCGCGTGCGCCCGCACTACGGCGTGGTGACCGCCCGCCACAAGCTGGTCCACTTCTACGCGCCGGATGTGGACTACTGGGAGCTGTATGACCTCCAGACGGATCCGCATGAACTCCGCAGCATCTATGACGACCCGGCCCAGGCCGCCGTCCGCGACGAACTCCACCGCGAAGTGGACCGCCTGCGCGCCGAGCTGAAAGTCCCCGCCCAGGACCCGCCCGGATTTTCCGGAGGCAGGAAGGAATAG